The genome window CAACATAGAACGGGTAAAACGTTCAAAATCCATGCCGGTAGCCAACTCGATCTGGTCGGCAACCCCTCTGATCTTGGATTCTAAAATCTCGCCGGAATCGGCATTGGCAATTTCGTGCCTCGGGGCCTGGAGTTCCCCATCCGGCTTCTTGCTTGCCCGATGTTGGCTCCAGTGACAGCGGTAACGCCCAGACTGGGTTTCGAAGGTTACCTCGGCAAAGCATTCGCCGGTCTGGCGGGACATGATTTCGTTTCCACTCTTGGTGACCTTGTTCAGGCGAGGCGTCCGGCCGTAAAGGGCGAGGCAAATAGCATCGAGGATCGTCGTCTTTCCCGAGCCGGTGGGACCAGTGATGGCGAAGATGCCGTCAGACGCGAAGGCCAGGTGTGTCAGGTCGATTTGCCATTCGCCCACCAGTGAGTTTAGATTTTTGAAGCTTACCTGCAGTATTCTCATCGACAGCCTCTCTATTCCGCCCGTACGACATCTTCATCAAGAGACGAGACCGCTTCCCTGTATGTGTGGCGCAATTCATGCCGCTGGCCTTCAAACACATCATGAACGTCAAGGCATCGCTCGAACACGTCGTTCACGTTCAGATCGTCGAGTGTTTCCTCTGCATGGATTTGCCCCAGCACGCGGTCGATGATGCGGTTGTTTTTGATTCGGAGAATTTCCATTTTGGTGTCGAAAATCGCAGCCTCCAGGCGTTCACGCAGATCGCCAATGACCTCAATGCCGTCGTAGATGACTTCGAGCCAACCTTGGAAGTCCGTTGCCGATAATTCAAGGATGCGGTTTGAGATACCGTCCCAGTCACCCTTGACGCGCTCAAGTTTCTGAAAAATTGGCACGTCGACCAGCTGTACCGATGCAGCTGTGCTGTGGAAATCAACCTGGCAAATGCTCTTCTGCTGTTTAGCTTCTCCGAACCCCATGGGCAGTGGAGAACCGCTGTAACGAATGGTTTCAGAGCCGCTTACCTTTTGCGCAACATGCAAATGTCCAAGTGCCATATAGTCAAAACTGACAGGAAAAATCCCGGACTCCACATGAGCCAGAGAGCCGACATAGAGTTCACGCACGCCATCCCCATCGACGGTTTGTCCGCCTGCGGTGAACAGATGTCCCATACCTATGATGGGGATATCGACTCCAAGTTCCTTGCGCTTCTCTTCGGCCACAGCGGCGACAGCAGCGTAATGAGTGCGGATGCCTTCGATCAGCTTTCGCTCCTTGTCCTCGACGCTCTCACCCGCTTCAGTCACGCGGATATCCCTGTCACGGAGGTAGGGTACGGCACAGACAATCAATTCCGGGGCTTTCTGCTCATTGCGAAGCACCAGCACTTCGTCTTCCGGGGAGGAAGTTGCACTGCCGACCACATGGACATCAAGGGCCTTGAGCAGTTCCTTGGGTGCATCGAGAAAGGACGGCGAATCGTGGTTGCCCGCGACGACGACGACATGCCGACAGGATGAGGCCGCCACCCGGCACAGAAAATCGTAATAGAGCTCCTGGGCGCGATTGCTCGGTGTGCTGGTGTCAAAGACATCACCCGCCACCAGTAGCGCGGCGATTTCATTCTCCTGAATCGCCTCCACTAACCAATCCAGAAAGGCCTTGAATTCTTCGTAGCGTTTTCTGCCATAAAGGGTGCGGCCGATGTGCCAGTCGGATGTGTGGAGGATTTTCATTTAGCCTCCTGAAAAACTGATGTTGTCGGTCTGTTTTTAAATTCTTTTTGCCACTCTCTTAATCCATCAAAATCTTCTCTTAACTCATCCGGTTCTGGAATCGTGACTGGCGCCTCAGGTGGTTGTGAATGTCCATATTTCGAATATTTTGTCATCAATTCATCAAAGTATTTACAGTCAGCCTCTGAGATCTTGGCCAGATTGCAAATTTTTCCCATCGTATTTATTGCCCGTCTATACC of Thermovirga sp. contains these proteins:
- the sbcD gene encoding exonuclease subunit SbcD, producing the protein MKILHTSDWHIGRTLYGRKRYEEFKAFLDWLVEAIQENEIAALLVAGDVFDTSTPSNRAQELYYDFLCRVAASSCRHVVVVAGNHDSPSFLDAPKELLKALDVHVVGSATSSPEDEVLVLRNEQKAPELIVCAVPYLRDRDIRVTEAGESVEDKERKLIEGIRTHYAAVAAVAEEKRKELGVDIPIIGMGHLFTAGGQTVDGDGVRELYVGSLAHVESGIFPVSFDYMALGHLHVAQKVSGSETIRYSGSPLPMGFGEAKQQKSICQVDFHSTAASVQLVDVPIFQKLERVKGDWDGISNRILELSATDFQGWLEVIYDGIEVIGDLRERLEAAIFDTKMEILRIKNNRIIDRVLGQIHAEETLDDLNVNDVFERCLDVHDVFEGQRHELRHTYREAVSSLDEDVVRAE